In a genomic window of Aeromicrobium panaciterrae:
- a CDS encoding cytochrome P450, producing MSDAAVRHEGMPPGPGGSAAFMTWRFLRDRYKHIPPIHEKYGDTFLIQLLPGPRNLVVFSDPADIKEIFAADPSQFHAGEGNAILKPVMGEHSLLLTDDMEHTRGRRLLMPAFTGPSMRAYQPLVEAIAKVEIDSWNDGDKLITLDRMNAITLDVILQVVFGVTDEERLSVLRPKVNKMVNIEAKMLLAWSYPKLFALPPWRGYFKNQQEVDKLLFAEIAERRAASDLDGRDDVLSRLLRVGDTEGEEPLSDIEMRDQLVTLLLAGHETTASALSWTLHELGRNPEIQAKALAAADNGDDAYLEACLKEGMRLHPIIDFVARTLQSDQVVGGWALPRGTTVTPSIMLSHSREENFADAHLYDPERFMVGKVPANTWIPFGGGVRRCIGAAFSLMEGTVVLREVLQRYSVEAPKVAPNKLRNITNVPGDKAPVKLTARVS from the coding sequence ATGTCTGACGCTGCCGTACGCCACGAAGGGATGCCGCCTGGTCCCGGCGGCTCGGCAGCATTCATGACCTGGCGCTTTCTGCGCGATCGCTACAAGCACATCCCGCCGATCCACGAGAAGTACGGCGACACGTTTCTCATCCAGCTGCTGCCCGGCCCGCGCAATCTCGTGGTGTTCAGCGATCCCGCTGACATCAAGGAGATCTTTGCGGCCGACCCGTCGCAGTTCCACGCCGGCGAGGGCAACGCGATCCTCAAGCCGGTCATGGGCGAGCACTCGCTTCTGCTGACCGATGACATGGAGCACACGCGCGGACGCAGGCTGCTGATGCCGGCCTTCACCGGCCCGTCCATGCGTGCCTACCAACCACTGGTCGAGGCAATCGCCAAGGTTGAGATCGACTCGTGGAACGACGGCGACAAGCTGATCACCCTCGACCGCATGAACGCCATCACCCTGGACGTCATCCTGCAGGTTGTCTTCGGCGTGACCGACGAGGAACGCCTTTCCGTGCTGCGCCCCAAGGTCAATAAGATGGTCAACATCGAGGCCAAGATGCTGCTGGCCTGGTCGTACCCGAAGCTCTTCGCCCTCCCGCCGTGGCGCGGCTACTTCAAGAACCAGCAAGAGGTCGACAAGCTCCTGTTTGCCGAGATCGCCGAGCGCAGGGCTGCCAGCGACCTGGACGGGCGCGACGACGTCCTTTCACGACTGCTTCGGGTCGGAGACACCGAAGGCGAAGAACCGCTCAGCGACATCGAGATGCGTGACCAGCTGGTCACCCTGCTGCTCGCCGGTCACGAGACGACAGCATCAGCACTCTCGTGGACGCTGCACGAGCTGGGCCGCAATCCCGAAATTCAGGCCAAGGCGCTCGCCGCCGCCGACAACGGAGACGACGCGTACCTTGAGGCCTGCCTCAAGGAAGGTATGCGCCTTCATCCGATCATCGATTTCGTCGCTCGTACGTTGCAGAGCGATCAGGTCGTGGGCGGATGGGCGTTACCTCGCGGCACCACAGTCACGCCGTCGATCATGCTGTCGCACAGTCGCGAGGAGAACTTCGCCGACGCACACCTGTACGACCCCGAGCGATTCATGGTCGGCAAGGTCCCCGCCAACACCTGGATTCCGTTCGGCGGAGGCGTACGCCGTTGCATCGGCGCCGCGTTCTCGCTGATGGAGGGCACTGTCGTACTCCGCGAGGTGCTCCAGCGCTACTCGGTCGAGGCACCCAAGGTCGCGCCCAACAAGCTGCGCAACATCACGAACGTCCCGGGCGACAAGGCACCCGTCAAGCTGACCGCGCGCGTTTCCTGA
- a CDS encoding phosphatase PAP2 family protein: MRSDSFDERLLRWIDGHQVDALTSFSKALMDVSEASGFWMAVGLIGLVVVVYRRAWRVGLAVGLASYLGGLVSGQLKEIIERPRPTYPDALVQVGGYAMPSSHACFLMAVSIAVLIVVEWRPRRALVLAATGFVVVQLLIAVSMVYLGAHWATDVFAGWALGVPIGLLCGLVFRKRARSA; this comes from the coding sequence ATGCGCAGCGACTCCTTCGACGAACGGCTCCTGCGCTGGATCGATGGTCATCAGGTGGATGCCCTGACCTCGTTCTCGAAGGCGTTGATGGATGTGAGTGAGGCTTCCGGGTTCTGGATGGCGGTCGGTCTCATCGGTCTCGTCGTAGTCGTCTACCGACGCGCGTGGCGCGTTGGTCTGGCTGTCGGACTCGCAAGTTACCTCGGCGGGCTCGTCTCCGGCCAGCTGAAGGAGATCATCGAGCGCCCTCGGCCGACCTACCCTGACGCTCTGGTCCAGGTGGGTGGCTATGCGATGCCGTCCAGCCACGCCTGCTTCTTGATGGCGGTGTCGATCGCAGTTCTGATCGTGGTCGAGTGGAGGCCTCGCCGCGCTCTCGTCCTGGCAGCGACAGGGTTCGTGGTGGTTCAACTATTGATCGCCGTATCGATGGTCTACCTCGGTGCGCACTGGGCGACCGACGTGTTTGCCGGATGGGCTCTTGGCGTACCAATCGGTTTGCTGTGCGGACTCGTGTTCAGGAAACGCGCGCGGTCAGCTTGA
- a CDS encoding NADPH:quinone oxidoreductase family protein has product MKAVQITTLDGPSALEVNNLPSPEAGDDQVLIRVRAAGVAFPEVLQSRGLYQMKPDLPFTPGAEISGEIISAPEGSGFSPGDRVASLCILGGFAEEAVAPLETTFKLPDGLSYEQGASIIFNYGTAYFALVERGQLQAGESVLVQGAAGGVGTAAIQIAKAFGAGRVIAVTSTPEKGAVALEAGADEFVLADGFKDAVKAQGGVDIVVDPVGGDRFTDSLRSLKDDGRLLVIGFTAGEIPTVKVNRLLLNNVSVVGVGWGAYVFSRPGHIAKEWAAMLPHLESGAIQPVVGPTFSLEDASQALLTLDERRAIGKVLIVP; this is encoded by the coding sequence ATGAAAGCTGTGCAGATCACCACGCTCGACGGCCCGTCCGCACTTGAGGTCAACAACCTCCCCAGTCCTGAGGCCGGCGATGACCAGGTCCTGATTCGCGTACGCGCGGCCGGTGTCGCCTTCCCCGAGGTGCTCCAGAGCCGAGGCCTCTACCAAATGAAGCCCGATCTCCCGTTCACTCCGGGAGCGGAGATCTCCGGCGAGATCATCAGCGCGCCCGAAGGCTCGGGCTTCTCCCCCGGCGACCGAGTGGCCTCTCTGTGCATCCTTGGTGGCTTCGCCGAAGAGGCCGTGGCGCCACTCGAGACGACGTTCAAGCTTCCTGACGGCCTGTCGTACGAACAGGGCGCGTCAATCATCTTCAACTACGGGACGGCGTACTTCGCACTTGTCGAGCGCGGGCAGTTGCAGGCTGGCGAGTCTGTGCTGGTTCAGGGCGCGGCTGGCGGCGTCGGCACGGCGGCGATTCAGATCGCCAAGGCATTCGGCGCGGGTCGAGTGATCGCCGTGACGTCGACCCCCGAGAAGGGTGCGGTCGCACTTGAGGCCGGTGCTGACGAGTTCGTTCTGGCCGACGGATTCAAGGACGCGGTCAAGGCTCAGGGTGGAGTCGACATCGTCGTCGACCCCGTTGGCGGCGACCGGTTCACCGATTCCCTGCGCAGCCTCAAGGACGACGGCCGTCTGCTGGTCATCGGCTTCACCGCTGGAGAGATCCCGACGGTGAAGGTCAATCGACTGCTGCTCAACAACGTGTCGGTGGTCGGCGTGGGTTGGGGCGCGTACGTGTTCAGCCGTCCCGGTCACATCGCCAAGGAGTGGGCCGCGATGCTGCCCCACCTCGAAAGCGGTGCCATCCAACCGGTCGTCGGCCCGACGTTCTCGCTCGAGGACGCCTCGCAGGCGCTACTTACGCTCGACGAGCGCCGGGCTATCGGCAAGGTCCTCATCGTTCCCTGA
- a CDS encoding aldo/keto reductase → MKSTPWGTQGLDASVEGLGAMGMSAFYGARDDEESTATLNRALDLGVSMIDTAEIYGPFLNEQLIGRAIGSRRDEYALATKFSREVDDDGTVGPPNGGAAYARKALERSLRNLNMETIDLYYLHRVDPNTPIEETVDAMAEFVKEGKVRYLGLSEAAPETIRKAHAVHPITAVQTEYSLFERSPEVNGVLDTTRELGIEFVAYSPLGRGVLTGAIASADELDADDFRRFSPRFASDNLTANLTVVDKVRALAGAKGVTPGQLALAWVLHQEGVVTIPGTKRRTYLEENVAAVDVVLTDDDLAALEEAAPVGVAAGERYPEAGMQQVNL, encoded by the coding sequence GTGAAGAGCACACCATGGGGAACCCAGGGTCTGGATGCAAGTGTCGAAGGACTCGGCGCGATGGGGATGTCGGCGTTCTACGGCGCCCGCGACGACGAGGAGTCGACCGCGACGCTCAATCGGGCACTGGACCTCGGCGTTTCGATGATTGACACCGCCGAGATCTACGGTCCCTTCCTCAATGAGCAGCTCATCGGACGAGCCATCGGAAGCCGCCGCGACGAGTACGCACTTGCCACGAAGTTCTCCCGCGAGGTGGACGACGACGGCACGGTTGGCCCGCCAAACGGTGGTGCTGCGTACGCCCGAAAGGCGCTCGAGCGCTCACTGCGCAACCTGAACATGGAGACGATCGACCTCTACTACCTGCACCGCGTCGACCCCAACACTCCGATCGAGGAGACCGTTGACGCGATGGCGGAGTTCGTCAAGGAAGGCAAGGTCCGCTACCTCGGCCTGTCCGAGGCGGCACCCGAAACGATTCGCAAGGCACATGCCGTGCACCCGATCACTGCTGTGCAGACCGAGTACTCGCTGTTCGAGCGCAGCCCTGAGGTCAATGGCGTTCTCGACACGACGCGTGAGCTCGGCATCGAGTTCGTTGCCTACTCACCTCTGGGCCGTGGCGTTCTCACCGGTGCAATCGCGTCGGCCGACGAGCTTGATGCGGACGATTTCAGGCGCTTCAGCCCACGGTTCGCGAGCGACAACCTGACGGCCAACCTCACGGTGGTCGACAAGGTGCGCGCATTGGCCGGCGCCAAGGGTGTGACGCCGGGACAGCTCGCATTGGCCTGGGTTCTGCATCAGGAAGGCGTGGTGACGATCCCCGGCACCAAGCGCCGTACGTACCTCGAGGAGAACGTCGCTGCGGTCGACGTCGTGCTGACCGACGACGACCTGGCTGCGCTCGAGGAGGCTGCGCCAGTCGGCGTCGCCGCCGGTGAGCGCTACCCCGAAGCCGGAATGCAACAGGTCAACCTCTAG
- a CDS encoding alpha/beta hydrolase produces the protein MTSTPRPQTLGAVHEIDLGSGTVRYFEDGPADGPVVVFVHGLLVNADLWRKVVPTAVADGLHTYTVDWPLGSHSIPVPGVELTPPGVADLIATFLEKLDLKDVTVVANDTGGAITQILMTRHPERIGRVVLASCDAFERFFPPAFAFLPVLAKAPGSMAALTQIVRPKLMQRLPITFGWVSKRPVPPETVASYLGPSRHNRAIRKDLARFLKTVNKRHTLAAAEKLPAFDKPVLLAWATEEKLFPLSLATRLAEKLPNAKIVEIADSYTFIPEDQPAELAAHVVEFVTRVGA, from the coding sequence ATGACCTCCACTCCCCGACCCCAGACCTTGGGCGCCGTCCACGAGATCGATCTCGGCTCGGGCACGGTGCGCTACTTCGAAGACGGACCAGCGGACGGACCCGTCGTGGTGTTCGTCCACGGACTTCTCGTCAACGCCGACCTCTGGCGCAAAGTTGTCCCGACCGCGGTTGCAGACGGACTGCACACGTACACCGTCGACTGGCCTCTCGGCTCGCACTCGATCCCGGTTCCGGGCGTCGAGTTGACGCCGCCCGGTGTTGCCGACCTGATCGCGACTTTCCTCGAGAAGCTCGACCTGAAGGACGTCACCGTGGTCGCGAACGACACCGGCGGTGCGATCACCCAGATCCTGATGACCCGTCACCCCGAGCGCATCGGCAGAGTCGTGCTCGCCTCCTGCGACGCGTTCGAGCGGTTCTTCCCACCAGCCTTCGCCTTCCTGCCTGTGCTGGCGAAGGCGCCCGGGTCAATGGCTGCGTTGACTCAGATCGTCCGTCCCAAGCTGATGCAGCGCCTGCCGATCACATTTGGCTGGGTGTCGAAGCGACCGGTCCCTCCAGAGACTGTTGCGTCCTACCTCGGCCCCAGTCGTCACAACAGAGCCATCCGGAAGGACCTCGCCCGGTTCCTCAAGACGGTGAACAAGCGGCACACGCTCGCGGCCGCAGAGAAGCTGCCCGCGTTCGACAAGCCTGTGTTGCTGGCCTGGGCCACCGAGGAGAAGTTGTTCCCGTTGTCCCTTGCCACGCGGCTGGCCGAGAAACTACCCAACGCGAAGATCGTGGAGATCGCCGACTCGTACACCTTCATCCCCGAAGACCAGCCGGCTGAGCTTGCCGCGCACGTCGTCGAGTTCGTGACCCGCGTTGGCGCCTAG
- a CDS encoding helix-turn-helix domain-containing protein → MAPSQEDRRLATQTALLEAARPLFAERGFAAVSADEIVRAAGVTRGALHHHYGDKRGLFRAVFEQVELGLTQELADLVADGGDDDLLPRALSAFLDICERDEVRRIALTDAPAVLGWQTWRELEAQYGLGLLIALLSASPAVDDSRPAPLLAQLVLSAVVEGALLIAHSDDPIATRAQVESSLTALFGDLIPPSG, encoded by the coding sequence TTGGCGCCTAGTCAGGAGGACCGGCGGCTCGCAACTCAGACCGCGCTGCTCGAAGCAGCGCGACCCCTGTTCGCCGAGCGCGGGTTCGCGGCGGTCTCCGCCGACGAGATCGTACGAGCTGCCGGCGTCACCCGCGGAGCGCTGCATCACCACTACGGCGACAAGCGCGGGCTGTTTCGCGCAGTGTTCGAGCAGGTCGAGCTGGGCCTCACTCAGGAGCTTGCTGACCTCGTCGCTGATGGCGGCGATGACGACCTGCTCCCCCGGGCCCTGTCCGCGTTCCTCGATATCTGCGAGCGGGACGAGGTCCGGCGAATCGCGCTGACCGATGCCCCTGCGGTGCTCGGCTGGCAGACCTGGCGCGAGCTCGAGGCGCAGTACGGTCTTGGACTCCTCATCGCTCTACTCTCGGCGTCCCCCGCCGTCGACGATTCACGCCCGGCGCCGCTGCTCGCCCAGCTCGTACTCAGTGCCGTCGTCGAAGGCGCCCTGCTGATCGCCCACTCTGACGACCCGATCGCCACCCGCGCCCAGGTCGAGTCCTCACTCACCGCCCTGTTCGGCGACCTCATCCCACCGTCCGGCTAG
- a CDS encoding PQQ-dependent sugar dehydrogenase: protein MKARSIAFIVASALTVLTLTAVSSPSQAAPPPLDVEELEVGLSIPWDITFLPDGSMLYTQRDLKTVTLRQSNGTKTVVLNSPAGMWNSGETGLMGIEADTSDSSGLTFFTCHGYKSGSTQDVRVVRWRLNAERTSATLDRTLFGGLPSTSGRHGGCSLVKGGSYALYVGTGDAATGKNPQSRTSGGGKVLRVDTRTGAGYAGNPFISSSVAMKRRVWTYGHRNVQGLARHSSSRIWSVEHGSYRDDEVNSLKKGGNYGWNPVPRKSGDPSYNEGSNSPMTDYNISGDQRGAAWRSGDPTVATSGATFLYGSMWGSYSGRLAVTALKDQSLRFMSVSSTYGIGTVTMPPELDGDFGRLRGAVQGPDGALYLTTSNGAGVDKILRVTPSS, encoded by the coding sequence ATGAAGGCACGCTCGATCGCATTCATCGTCGCCTCGGCACTGACGGTGCTGACGCTGACGGCCGTGTCGAGCCCCAGCCAGGCTGCACCGCCTCCCCTCGATGTCGAGGAGCTCGAGGTTGGTCTGAGCATTCCGTGGGACATCACGTTCCTGCCTGACGGCTCGATGCTCTACACCCAGCGCGACCTCAAGACCGTGACACTTCGCCAGTCCAACGGCACCAAGACTGTCGTCCTCAACTCGCCGGCAGGCATGTGGAACAGCGGCGAGACAGGCCTTATGGGGATCGAGGCCGACACCTCTGACTCGTCCGGGCTGACGTTCTTCACCTGCCACGGCTACAAGTCCGGATCGACCCAGGACGTACGCGTCGTACGGTGGCGCCTCAATGCCGAGCGGACCAGCGCGACGTTGGATCGCACGTTGTTCGGCGGACTTCCATCGACGAGCGGCCGACACGGCGGGTGTTCGCTGGTCAAAGGCGGGAGCTACGCGCTCTACGTCGGTACAGGCGACGCCGCGACGGGCAAGAACCCGCAGAGCAGGACGTCGGGTGGCGGCAAGGTGTTGCGCGTCGATACGCGGACTGGCGCCGGCTACGCGGGCAATCCCTTCATCTCGTCGAGCGTCGCGATGAAGCGACGCGTATGGACGTACGGTCACCGCAACGTGCAGGGTCTCGCCCGCCACAGCAGCTCACGCATCTGGTCGGTCGAGCACGGAAGCTACCGCGACGACGAGGTCAACTCGTTGAAGAAGGGCGGCAACTACGGTTGGAATCCGGTGCCACGCAAGTCGGGAGATCCGAGCTACAACGAGGGCTCCAACTCACCGATGACCGACTACAACATCTCGGGCGATCAGCGGGGAGCTGCGTGGCGTTCCGGAGATCCGACCGTCGCGACCAGTGGTGCGACGTTCCTCTACGGAAGCATGTGGGGCTCGTACTCAGGCCGTCTCGCGGTCACTGCTCTGAAGGATCAGTCGCTGCGGTTCATGTCCGTGTCATCGACGTACGGGATCGGAACGGTCACGATGCCACCCGAGCTTGATGGTGATTTCGGTCGTTTGCGCGGTGCGGTCCAGGGTCCTGACGGCGCGCTCTATCTCACGACCTCGAATGGTGCTGGCGTCGACAAGATCTTGAGAGTCACGCCGAGCAGTTAG
- a CDS encoding NAD(P)/FAD-dependent oxidoreductase — protein sequence MIKKDIVIIGTGFSGMGAAMKLRDSGREDFVVLEKAHDVGGTWRDNTYPGCECDIPSHMYSFSYELNNDWSKSFSGQAEIWAYMRKVADEKGIRPYITFGVEVTGASWDDQRKVWTVKTNGEDYEARVVIAGVGGLHIPNVPEIKGADSFEGPKFHSAGWDHTVDLKDKKVVVIGTGASAIQFIPIIAQETGHLTVFQRTPAWVLPKKDKPTPEWRKKVFAKVPGATRAYRNALYWALEARAIGFNGHVKILPVAEKIVKRYLAKKIPDPELRAKLTPDYRLGCKRVLQSNTYYPTFLRDDVTLNTDGVAEIVNDGVIDANGVKHEADIIIYGTGFHVIDAFDYLDVKGKDGVNLADQFREHGTETYMGMTIHGFPNLYFMLGPNTALGHNSVVFMIEQQTKYIVKMLDEMDKRGAVSANATLPAQTEFNKEIQKLVEKGIWTQGGCTSWYLDSHGKNRTIWPKFTFQYWWETRKVEAKDFEWEKAA from the coding sequence GTGATCAAAAAGGACATCGTCATCATCGGCACCGGCTTTTCGGGCATGGGCGCCGCCATGAAGCTCCGCGACTCAGGCCGCGAGGACTTCGTCGTCCTCGAGAAGGCACATGATGTCGGAGGCACCTGGCGCGACAACACGTACCCCGGGTGCGAGTGCGACATCCCCAGCCACATGTACTCCTTCTCCTACGAGCTCAACAACGACTGGAGCAAGAGCTTCTCGGGCCAGGCAGAGATCTGGGCTTACATGCGCAAGGTCGCCGACGAGAAGGGCATCCGCCCCTACATCACGTTTGGCGTCGAGGTCACCGGCGCTTCGTGGGACGACCAGCGCAAGGTCTGGACCGTCAAGACCAACGGCGAGGACTACGAAGCACGCGTCGTGATCGCCGGCGTCGGCGGTCTTCACATCCCGAACGTTCCCGAAATCAAGGGCGCAGACTCCTTCGAGGGCCCCAAGTTCCACTCAGCTGGCTGGGACCACACCGTCGACCTCAAGGACAAGAAGGTCGTGGTCATCGGTACGGGCGCCAGCGCGATCCAGTTCATCCCGATCATCGCCCAGGAGACCGGCCACCTCACGGTCTTCCAGCGCACACCCGCCTGGGTGCTGCCCAAGAAGGACAAGCCGACCCCCGAATGGCGCAAGAAGGTCTTCGCGAAGGTTCCTGGCGCAACACGGGCCTACCGCAATGCTCTCTACTGGGCACTTGAGGCGCGCGCGATTGGCTTCAACGGCCACGTCAAGATCCTTCCGGTCGCCGAGAAGATCGTGAAGCGCTACCTCGCCAAGAAGATCCCCGACCCGGAGCTGCGCGCGAAGCTGACGCCTGACTACCGCCTCGGCTGCAAGCGCGTCCTGCAGTCCAACACGTACTACCCGACGTTCCTGCGTGACGACGTCACGCTCAACACCGACGGTGTCGCCGAGATCGTCAACGACGGCGTGATCGATGCCAACGGGGTCAAGCACGAGGCCGACATCATCATCTACGGCACCGGCTTCCACGTGATCGACGCGTTCGACTACCTCGACGTCAAGGGCAAGGACGGCGTCAACCTCGCTGACCAGTTCCGCGAGCACGGCACCGAGACGTACATGGGCATGACGATCCATGGCTTCCCGAACCTCTACTTCATGCTCGGTCCCAACACGGCGCTCGGACACAACTCAGTCGTATTCATGATCGAGCAGCAGACGAAGTACATCGTCAAGATGCTCGACGAGATGGACAAGCGCGGCGCGGTCTCTGCCAATGCGACGCTGCCGGCGCAGACCGAGTTCAACAAGGAGATCCAGAAGCTCGTCGAAAAGGGCATCTGGACTCAGGGCGGTTGCACCAGCTGGTACCTCGACAGCCACGGCAAGAACCGCACGATCTGGCCCAAGTTCACGTTCCAGTACTGGTGGGAGACTCGCAAGGTCGAAGCCAAGGACTTTGAGTGGGAGAAGGCTGCCTGA
- a CDS encoding TetR/AcrR family transcriptional regulator: protein MTVNEARTVSRAERQAQTRESLIAVAREMFLTDGYAATSLDKVALQAGFSKGAVYSNFAGKEELCMAVLDSIHEEQINGVVTAFTQGTDLEGRIDAFAAWAQEGVGKPSWTALEVEFAAVARQSPYVASELKKRHREIVAAAADLVRHVTKEAGIELKMPPEQAATVLLSLGIGLAALRSLDSSVDIGVLADTMRTLLSGGATTA, encoded by the coding sequence ATGACTGTGAACGAGGCTCGCACTGTCAGCAGGGCCGAGCGCCAGGCGCAGACTCGCGAGAGCCTGATTGCCGTCGCCCGTGAGATGTTCCTGACGGACGGCTACGCCGCGACCTCGCTCGACAAGGTCGCGCTGCAGGCAGGCTTCTCCAAGGGAGCGGTCTACTCCAACTTCGCTGGCAAGGAAGAGCTCTGCATGGCAGTGCTCGACAGCATCCACGAAGAGCAGATCAACGGAGTTGTCACGGCCTTCACGCAGGGCACCGACCTCGAGGGCCGCATCGACGCGTTCGCCGCGTGGGCGCAGGAGGGTGTCGGCAAGCCGAGCTGGACAGCACTCGAAGTCGAGTTCGCCGCGGTCGCGCGCCAGAGCCCGTACGTTGCCTCCGAGCTCAAGAAGCGTCATCGCGAGATCGTCGCGGCAGCAGCTGACCTGGTCCGTCACGTGACCAAGGAAGCCGGAATCGAGCTCAAGATGCCCCCGGAGCAGGCCGCCACGGTGTTGCTGAGCCTTGGCATCGGCCTCGCCGCACTCCGCTCGCTCGACAGCTCCGTCGACATCGGCGTCCTCGCCGACACGATGCGCACCCTGCTCAGCGGTGGAGCCACAACCGCCTAA
- a CDS encoding fibronectin type III domain-containing protein, whose protein sequence is MKISPVAFRLTAIVTAIVLVTSAPALAASKPSAPRSPSATAGDTNVTLRWTKPSTSGGKAIDHYAVQQYYSSAWHTVKTTGSTARSWVHTGLTNGLQYTYRIKAHNRIGWSPASTTVLATPRTTPTAPRFVSLAVGDSSATLKWQAPSSSGGASIDNYFVEWSTDGATFGVGISVTELEAVVTGLTPGTRYWFRVRAHNAAGYGTSTGVGHLDALTVPGDPGLVGINTSEEPEQGSLFLNWGWSAGPGAPLDRFQVQYSTEEDFDSDYLWYGPSTETTEVKLSDLEIGTQYWVRVRAINEIGWSAWAIGGPFVPPPGTPSVPLSLTAVPTMSGGGAAWVAPASDGGAPIDRYELEIRPNGLGTSQDLVTSNTSRLFAANEGESYLIRVRACHIAWTCGPWTNATPFYKPYS, encoded by the coding sequence ATGAAGATTTCGCCGGTTGCCTTCCGCCTCACCGCCATCGTGACGGCCATTGTCTTGGTCACGTCGGCACCAGCTCTCGCCGCCAGCAAACCCTCTGCTCCGCGGTCACCCAGCGCCACGGCAGGTGACACCAACGTCACCCTCCGTTGGACCAAACCGTCGACCAGCGGCGGCAAGGCAATCGACCACTACGCGGTCCAGCAGTACTACAGCAGCGCGTGGCACACGGTGAAGACCACAGGGTCCACCGCTCGCTCGTGGGTACACACCGGTCTGACCAACGGCTTGCAATACACGTATCGGATCAAAGCTCACAACCGCATCGGATGGAGCCCTGCGAGCACGACGGTCCTGGCGACCCCGCGAACCACTCCGACCGCGCCTCGATTCGTCAGCCTCGCCGTAGGCGACTCCTCGGCGACGTTGAAGTGGCAGGCTCCAAGTTCGAGCGGAGGCGCTTCGATCGACAACTACTTCGTCGAATGGTCGACGGATGGCGCTACGTTCGGCGTAGGCATCTCGGTGACAGAGCTGGAGGCTGTCGTCACCGGACTCACCCCGGGCACGAGGTACTGGTTCCGAGTTCGTGCGCACAACGCAGCCGGCTACGGGACTTCAACTGGGGTCGGCCACCTGGACGCACTGACAGTCCCTGGCGACCCAGGACTGGTTGGCATCAACACCAGCGAAGAGCCTGAACAGGGCTCACTGTTCCTGAACTGGGGATGGTCGGCAGGTCCTGGCGCCCCACTTGACCGGTTCCAGGTTCAATACTCCACCGAAGAGGACTTCGACTCCGACTACCTCTGGTACGGACCCTCCACGGAGACGACCGAGGTCAAGCTCAGCGACCTGGAGATCGGAACGCAGTACTGGGTTCGCGTACGTGCCATAAACGAGATCGGCTGGAGCGCTTGGGCGATCGGCGGACCGTTTGTTCCACCGCCAGGCACGCCGTCGGTGCCGCTCTCACTCACCGCCGTTCCGACCATGTCCGGCGGGGGCGCCGCCTGGGTAGCGCCCGCGTCAGACGGAGGCGCTCCGATCGACAGGTACGAGCTGGAGATACGGCCAAACGGGCTAGGGACGTCGCAGGACCTGGTCACCTCCAACACCTCGCGGCTATTCGCCGCGAACGAAGGCGAGAGCTACCTCATACGCGTTCGCGCTTGCCACATTGCCTGGACCTGCGGACCCTGGACCAACGCGACCCCGTTCTACAAGCCCTATTCGTAA
- a CDS encoding DUF2461 domain-containing protein produces MPDFTGFSAAALDFYDDLEMDNTKTFWEAHRQTYDTEVAAPMKALMAELTDEFGEPKVFRPYRDVRFAKDKTPYKTAQGAFVAAGPSTGWYVQVGAPGVRVGAGFYEASTARLASVREAIVHDRHGPELEAILAKAQSAGWELGGDRLKTSPRGYDAEHPRIELLRHKSMTLGKNYGFEPFIHTPELLDRVRADWRETQPLIDWVLAHAKG; encoded by the coding sequence ATGCCAGATTTCACCGGGTTCTCGGCTGCTGCACTCGACTTCTATGACGACCTCGAGATGGACAACACCAAGACGTTCTGGGAGGCGCACCGCCAGACGTACGACACCGAGGTCGCGGCTCCGATGAAGGCGCTGATGGCGGAGCTGACCGACGAGTTCGGCGAGCCGAAGGTGTTCCGGCCGTACCGCGACGTTCGATTCGCGAAGGACAAGACGCCGTACAAGACGGCCCAAGGTGCGTTCGTCGCGGCGGGGCCGTCGACAGGTTGGTACGTGCAGGTTGGCGCTCCCGGAGTCAGGGTCGGCGCGGGCTTCTACGAGGCATCGACAGCGCGCCTCGCGAGCGTGCGCGAGGCAATCGTCCACGACCGGCATGGGCCAGAACTTGAGGCCATCCTCGCGAAGGCACAGTCAGCCGGTTGGGAGCTGGGCGGCGACAGGCTGAAGACCTCGCCTCGCGGCTACGACGCCGAACACCCGCGCATCGAGCTGCTGCGGCACAAGTCGATGACGCTCGGGAAGAACTATGGCTTCGAGCCGTTCATCCACACGCCAGAGCTGCTCGACCGCGTCCGCGCCGACTGGCGCGAGACCCAGCCGCTGATCGACTGGGTCCTCGCGCACGCCAAGGGCTAG